CCCGCGTAGTTTCTCATCGTTTCTCAACAGACGAGTCAATATCAGTACAGAGTGCCACTGAGACgtcccaatgtcacacaaaaaagagGAGATTTTCccctgaactccatatccattgtataaagtagaccttaagctgttagaaatgcatgttggtcaagctcctgcaccttttagaaactgactgcaagcatagaaagtacaagcgaactgcaaaatgtgtccaccctgtcatgggacaatttctaaatagagtaaatatgttctaatcatatattgattacaaaatgtacattttcagaaaggtatttggtccctcgttcaggaatatattttagtttgtggaaaacatctctcaaaaatacagaaattatggaaaaatatgtttgtatatgtaaaatctgtgaaagttgtactttcttttgtgaataaactctataaataaaggtatctggtcaaactttgaaataatactgtttggccctaatctcttcagagcaaaatcacacaaaaggttttgataacttgtgaaaataattatttattcacgtaaaacatgaacatgacagggtggacaatgacatgacggggtggacaatagtgaagtgcctcatatatatttaaaggaaacaatgttatggttttgtcaacaaatgttttttgtcaaaacatgacttttttcacctactgtattttgaattgtgcacaggtaggctacatctggaaatgacactcaacaacagcaaaaaataaataaataaaaccttcaactagacgaaaaaacaagattgatataaacaaaacaaaaacatgttggtccctaaatgtaggcctaccacaagaagtataaacataggtatcctttcaaatggtttctttctctgcatatgttttgtcctccacttgactcctgaaacactgaaaaacttataaaactgttataaaactagacttgatgatggggtggacaatgacagggaggacgtttctggctgaagtttgcatttaatgagcacatgttgggccattagctagcaacatgtatcagttaggaaggtgactgtgtatactttaacaaagatattttgaatttctgaaaagcatttatatagattcatattttgcaatgacagggtggacacattaagattgaacacattcaagttcaatcataaaatgatgaaaatgtcaaaatataaatgttgatatgtcctctctattcttcactccatttgtaaaagacaaagcagtggtagtgatgtcactgattacagcaggtggtttcttatagtggcacctaatgacggggtggacagcaaatccagggacacatgcaaaacgtttattattattatgaaattagaccataaatgatccaattgactcattttattcaagtacttgatgagagcaacaagagcatgtaaaagatTTGTACactgtatatcatttatctacttatttcactcagtgaagttagtagagaggagtttgggacatggcaaaatcacatgcatctaatcatagaacatttttttaaatatgaaaaacacccttttaaagtgTTACCTGAGCGGCCGACACAGGTGTGTTACCTGAGCGGCCGACACAGGGGTGTTACCTGAGCGCCGACAGGTGTGTTACCTGAGCGGCCGACACAGGTGAGTTACCTTAGCGGCCGACACAGGTGTGTTACCTGAGCGCCGACAGGTGTGTTACCTGAGCGGTGGACAGGTGTGTTACCTGAGCGGCCGACAGGTGTGTTACCTGAGCGGCTGACCCAGGTGTGTTACCTGAGCGGTGGACAGGTGTGTTACCTGAGCGGCTGACAGGTGTGTTACCTGAGTGCTCCAGAAGGGGAGGTTCCCTTCGTTCTCAGCTCGTTCAGTGGGTCGTCTTGTTcctatttgttttattctgaaagtcATATTTATGTTGCTGCTGTCGCCTGTGTGTTGATGTCATCTCATGAGTTAATTTTGGTGGTTGATTGTTAAAGTAGTGCTGTATTGATCGAGTTATTAATGTCTGTATTGTGtgacagatatgtgtgtgtatgtgtgtgtgtgtgtgtgtgtgtgtgtgtgtgtgtgcttctcttGTAGAAAACGACACCACTCGACTTCATCCTCTGAAAGGCCAAAGAAAAGACGATGAAGGTGTAAATCAGAAGCTGTGAAGTGCCTCACCTGTTCGGTGTAGTGCCGGACCACCGCCCACATCAGCTTCTCCCTGCGGTAAAACTGGTACTTCACCTCGAAGAAGGCCagcctgcaggagagagagcagggctgatcacttcctgtctgacacGTCACTgagcttttaatttgaaagctttcatttcaccaaaaaaaataacattcacttgatttcttttggTTTTTCAGGGGggttttttgtaataaattgaTACAAATTATCTAATAATTGAATATAAAGTATATTTGTAATAACTATAAATAGttcttttcaacttttttttccttgacaattttccaattttttggctaattttctgtgaattttcagttttcaaaaggTTAAACCTTGTGATCAAACATCACAGATcccttttttaaatatatcattttaatgttggtatagtttttttatttacattttttttttgctaattttcatgtaatttcttgaatttttttttttttgctaacttTTGGCCAGTTCTCTGATaaattttttgctcatttgttcatcttgtcctgtattttttaaagaaatcaatcaatcaaaataaaactgcgGCTGTTTGATGGTCTATCAGACCCTGACGGTGTGAGGTGGCTGATGTCAGACTCCACACAGCTGCTCTCTTCATGTGACCGATGTGATTTTCTCCCTGAGCTCGGTGTCGGCCGCGCGGCCCGAGGCCTGGGCAGGAAGTCTCACTTGAAGATGAGGTCGTCCACGTCGGTCAGCGTGGCTCCGATGCTCTTCAGCAGCAGGTTGAGCGACTGCATGGCCGCCGGCTCCTGAGACGCCGAGTCGTCGCCGCTGCTGCCCAGAGAGAGGCTGAGGTGCAGCTGGAAAACAAAGACACCTGGTGACACCGAGCTTCTGCCAAATCATCCGCCTGAGACAAGAAGGAACCGCACGGAACCGCACGGAACCTGACAGGACGGTTCAGCTGCTCAGGTTCCTCATTGGAAAGGCAGTGATGTGTCCCAGAGTTCCCCCACAACAGAGCAGCTGCCTGCGGCCGGGCAACCACACAAATGTCCCCAAAACTATCTCAGATCACTTTGGGCACATTTACTGGGCGAGTCCGACTCCCCAAAAGCACCTGAAAGTGCTCATTTACCCCAAAGTACGCAATAAAGTAACTAAGTGTTCCCACAAGTTCTCAGTTACCCCAAAGTACCCAAAAGTACTTTCATGTTTCCAAAAGTGCTAAACCTGACCTAAACGTAACCCAAATGATCAAAACCCTGAACCCAAAGTGATCAGGTGGGCACCCAGAAAATCACCTGAAAGCACCCAGAAGTGCTCAGTTACCAAAAAAGTCACCCAAACTGCCAAAACCTCAAACTGGAAAGAACCCACAAGTGTTGGATACGGTGCCCAAAACTGAAGCTGTGACATGgccgggggggcggggggccgGGGGGACAGATGGTATGAAAACACTGCATGTCAGTACAAAATGTCTGTGAACTGCTGACAGCGTCAGTGCAGGAGTATCAGCATTGAcccaaaaaacaacatcagtcaagtgtgtgtgtgtgtgtgtgtgtgtgtgtgtgtgtgtgtgcatgctctggAGCAGGTTGGCTGCAGGTACACCTCGggaagctgtttgtttgtttttataatatAAAAACGTGAACAGACCTTTATGAACATctaaacacacgcacaccccTTGTAATTGCCATCATTAATGCAACAGGTGCAGTTCAGAGATGCACTGACAACTTATATGGACCATGTGCTCAGAGCTGGGCTTCAGGTGGAGGCTGCTCCTTCTCATTTTGACACAGGTTGGTTGTCAGAGGTCTGTGTTTACTTGGTATGTCCAGGAAGAAAGCTAAAAGGCTCTCCAggtgctgctctgtgtctgaGAATACTGGCAGCCGCCATGGCAGAGacgctgttacctgtactgctgttacctgtcctgctgttacctgtactgttacctgtactgctgttacctgtcctgctgttacctgtactgttacctgtactgctgctacctgtactgctgttacctgtactgctgttacctgtactgctgctaCCTGTACTgttgttacctgtactgctgttacctgtactgctgctacctgtcctgttacctgtactgctgctacctgtactgctgttacctgtactgctgttacctgtactgctgttacctgtactgctgttacctgtactgttacctgtgctgctgctacctgtactgctgttacctgtactgctgctacctgtactgctgctacctgtactgctgctacctgtactgctgttacctgtactgttacctgtactgctattacctgtactgctgctacctgtactgctgttacctgtactgctgctacctgtactgctgttacctgtactgctgttacctgtactgctgctgttacctgtactgttgctacctgtactgctgttacctgtactgctgctgttacctgtactgctgctacctgtactgctgctacctgtcctgctgttacctgtactgttacctggactgctgttacctgtactgttaCCTGGACTGCTGTTACccgtactgctgttacctgtactgctgttacctgtactgctgttacccgtactgctgttacctgtactgctgctaCCTGTACCgttgttacctgtactgctgttacctgtactgctgttacctgtactgctgctacctgtactgctgttacctgtactgctgttacctgtactgctgctacctgtactgctgttacctgtactgctgttacctgtactgctgctaCCTGTACTgttgttacctgtactgctgctaCCTGTACTgttgttacctgtactgctgttacctgtactgctgctacctgtactgctgctacctgtactgctgttacctgtactgctgctaCCTGTACTGCTGCTACCTGAACTGCTGCTACCTGTACTGTTACCTGGACTGCTGTTACccgtactgctgttacctgtactgctgctaCCTGTACTGCTGCTATCTGTACTGCTGCTACCTGTACTGTTACCTggactgctgttacctgtactgctgttacctgtactgctgttacccgtactgttacctgtactgctgctgttacctgtactgctgctgttacctgtactgctgttacctgtcctgctgttacctgtactgctgttacctgtactgctgttacctgtactgttacctgtgctgctgctacctgtactgctgttacctgtactgctgttacctgtactgctgctacctgtactgctgctacctgtactgctgctacctgtactgctgttacctgtactgctgttacctgtactgttacctgtactgctattacctgtactgctgctacctgtactgctgttacctgtactgctgctacctgtactgctgttacctgtactgctgttacctgtactgctgctgttacctgtactgttgctacctgtactgctgttacctgtactgctgctgttacctgtactgctgctacctgtactgctgctacctgtcctgctgttacctgtactgttacctggactgctgttacctgtactgttaCCTGGACTGCTGTTACccgtactgctgttacctgtactgctgttacccgtactgctgttacctgtactgttacctgtactgctgttacctgtactgttacctggactgctgttacctgtactgttGTTACCTggactgctgttacctgtacttttacctgtcctgctgttacctgtactgctgcaacctgtactgctgttacctgtactgctgttacctgtactgctgttacctgtactgctgctacctgtactgctgctacctgtcctgctgttacctgtactgctgttacctgtcctgctgttacctgtactgttgttacctgtcctgctgttacctgtcctgctgttacctgtactgctgttacctgtactgctgttacctgtactgttacctgtcctgctgttacctgtactgttacctgtactgctgttacctgtactgttacctgtcctgctgttacctgtactgctgttacctgtactgttgttacctgtactgctgttacctgtcctgctgttacctgtactgctgttacctgtactgttacctgtactgtcacctgtactgctgttacctgtactgttacctgtactgtcacctgtactgctgttacctgtactgttacctgtactgttacctgtactgctgttacctgtaacTGTGACTGATCTGCTTTGTAGGCAAAAGACACTGTCcatcatgtgcctgtgtgtctttgGTCTGTGCCCTCAGTGTTTATGTTCCTGCATATATTGTTACTAATGTGggcataaataaatgattaaaatgtgtgtgtgtgtgtgtgtgtgtgtgtgtgtgtgttaccttgatGGGGGAGATGTGGAAGTGCTCGAAGAAGCTCAGGCCTGACGTGTCGGTCAGCGACGCCTCCATCAGCTCCGCCTGCAGCATCTGCAGGTCCTTCTCTATCAGCttagtctgacacacacacacacacacacacacacacacacacagacacagacacagacacacacacacacacacacagagtcatgttTCCCTAACCCGACCCTGCAGTCAGCTCACCTGTAACTCCAGGCTTCACCTGAACACCAATGATTTTCACTGAGGGACTCGCTTTcttcccccacacacacacacacacggcaagcgtgtgtgtgtgtgtgtgtgtgtgtgtgtgtgtgtgtgtgtaccctctGTCTGTCGTCCTGCGGGTCGGCGGCTGGTGTGAAAACGGCCAAAATGGCTCCAAGAAAACCCTGATCGATCTTCACTGCCATCTCCTGCACCAGAGCCATGAagtacctgcacacacacacacacacacacacacacacacacacacacacacacacaccagagtccCCTGTCAGCTGGGAAACAGTTATTTCAAAcctaaacagtgtgtgtgtgtgtgtgtgtgtgtgtgtgtgtgtgtgtgtgtgtgtgtgtgtgtgtgtgtgtgtgtgcactcacttGAACTGTGTGACCTGGCTGTGCTCGTTGAAGCGGGTGATGATGGAGACGTCGATGAAGGGCTTCGGCTCTGATCACACCGATCACCGATCGATCAGGAAATCAATCAGAGAAGcagaatttcacaataaaagcccaaagTCAAAGCCTCTAAGTGGCTGCTTTATCTTATTATTGTTCCTGCGTCTCTATGAGGCGTCTCTCTGTACGGCACCGCCAAAGGAAAACACACCGTCTCTAAATACTTTCTCCTTGATTGATAAACACACTAAAGAAATGAATGGaacaatgttgttgttgttgttgttgttgttgttgttgttgtggcgtTTGCTTACCTGAGTCCAGAGCGATGGACTTTGGAGGAGGAACAGGGTGAAACACGATGGGGAAGATGGCTCCAGGCAGCTGGTtgtccacctgcacacacacacacacacacacacacacacacacacacacacacacacgcacacacacacgcacgcacacacgcacacacacacgcacgcacacacgcacgcacacacacagacacagacacacacacaggaagacatTTTCCAGGACGTTTGATGACCTCCGACAAATTCTCAATTacaaatcatcatcatgttgTTTGGTTATTCTATGGCGTTAACAACATGCTAACAATGCTAACAATGCTAACAGTGTTAACAGTGCTAACAACACTAACAATGCTAACAGTGTTAACAGTGCTAACAACACTAACAATGCTAAAAGTGCTAACATTGCTAACAACACTAAcaatgctaacagtgctaaaacactaacagtgctaacaacactaacaatgctaacagtgctaaAACACTAACAGTGCTAACAACACTAAAAATGCTTAACAGTGCTAACAATGCTAACAGTACTAACAACACTAAcaatgctaacagtgctaacaaTGCTAACAGTGGTAACAACACTAACAGTGCTAACgatgctaacagtgctaacaacACTAACAGTGCTAACGATGCTAATAGTGCTAACAACACTAACAACGCTAACAATGCTAACAACACTAAcaatgctaacagtgctaacaacACTATcaatgctaacagtgctaacaacACTAACAGTGCTAACAACACTATcaatgctaacagtgctaacaacACTATcaatgctaacagtgctaacaacACTATCAATGCTAACAGTGCTATcaatgctaacagtgctaacaacACTATcaatgctaacagtgctaacaacACTATcaatgctaacagtgctaacaacACTAACAGTGCTAACAACACTATCAATGCTAACAACACTATCAATGCTAACAGTGCTATcaatgctaacagtgctaacaacACTATcaatgctaacagtgctaacaacactaacaatgctaacagtgctaacaacACTAACAGTGCTAACAGTTCTAACAACATGTTGTTTCCAAATGCTGATCAAAGCctcagtcctgtgtgtgtgtttgacccctGTGACCTCTGATCAGGGCTGCTGTGTTTGAATGCActgaaactttatttaaactgaGAGCAGTTCAGTCAcaaggccccgcccactcgctGCTGTCCTGCTGTCTATCAGACAGAGGGGCGGAGCCTGACTGGGTTCCACATTATACTGACTATTGATGAACGCTGAGGATCGACCCTGAGAATCAGCAggaactgaaaaaacaacaggccaccacagaggggtgtgtgtgtgagtgtgtgtgtgaggtgtgtgagtgtgtgtgtgtgtgtgtgtgtgtgtgtgtgtgtgtgtgtgtgtgtgtgtgtgtgtgtgtacctgcagccAGTGCAGCTGGGCCCTCAGGCTCCTCTGGTGCGGCGACTGTTTGAACTCCACCTGGATCCCAGACAGGAAGTTCCTCCTCACCGGACAGGAATACGGCTGACGCATCATCATGGGCACCTTGCTGAAgttcacctgcacacacacacacacacacgcacacgcacacacacacacaccctttaaaAGGTGTTTGTGGGCTTTAACAGTTTCTTGGAGTCACATTCAGAGaaggtggagctgctgttgcattgtgggaaaaCATGATTCATGTTTTGGAAAGCAACAGCCTGCCTCAGGTTCCACTGGATCCACAGGATCCACATGGTTCTACAGGATCCACATGGTTCTACAGGTTCCACTGGATCCACAGGATCCACATGGTTCTACAGGATCCACATGGTTCTACAGGTTCCACTGGATCCACAGGATCCACATGGTTCTACAGGATCCACCTGGTTCTACAGGATCCACATGGTTCTATAGGATAAAAATGGTTCTGCAGGATCCACATTGTTCttcatgtgtgtgcgcgtgcgtgtctgtctgtgtgtgtgtgtctgtctgtgtgtgtgtgtgtgtgtgtgtgtgtgtctgtgtgtgtgtgtgtgtgtctgtctgtgtgtgtgtgtgtgtgtgtgtgtgtgtgtttgtgtgtgtgcatgtgtgcgtgtgtgtgcgtgcgtgtgtgtgtgcgtgcgtgtgtgtgtgcgtgtgtgtgtgtgtgtgtgcgtgcgtgtgtgcgtgtgtgcgtgtgtgtgtgtgtgtgtgtgcgcgtgcgtgtgcgtgtgcatgcgcgtgtgtgtgtgtgtgtgtcggaccTCCACCCTGGTCTCCAGGCAGACCCAGCCCCCCTGGCTCTTCCCGGCCAGGTGGTTCTGGTAGGCCTTCTCCAGCAGGTTGATGTTCTTCTGGCTGAACGACTTCCAGCGGCTCCGAGGCCTCATCTCCCAGACCACGCCCgagctgagcacacacacacacacacacacacacacacacacacacacacacacgcacacacacacacacagtggcacacacacacacagtgacacacaggaGTGTGTTATGACTCAGGTTGGCCCTCCTGAGGCCCGGGGCCCTCAGGTTGGCCCTCCTGTGGGCCCGGgcctataaacagtataatcctgcttaaaaacagtaaaaacagataataaatagcaaaaagcaaaataaacattataaacagagaatatagaaaaaatagaaatattaaaaatttaaacaacagaagaagaaaaaaacctaaacctgaggaacaacaagGCTGAGTGTGAAGCCATGAGACCAAGACAGAACCCCACGCCCACTACTGACACCCCCCGTCCCGGAGACAGCCTCTCCCCCCGTCCCGTCCCTCTCCCCCCCGTCCCGTTCCTCTCTGGTTACCTGGTGATGCCGACGTAGGCGATCTCCTGCCGGCTGACGTTGTTGATGAGCGACAGGCCGAGGTTCTGCAGCGACACCGTCACTTCCTGCTGGAACTGCTCCAGCTCCTCCGCCTGCCGCGCCTTCGTCACCACGGCGACGTCCTCGGTGAAGAGCAGCACCCGCTGCCGCCCGTCCAGGAAGGACACCCAGTGCACCTGGGACAGGCTGTCGCAGGCAAACTGGCCGCACTCGTCCTGCGGGGAGACCCTTCATTTACAAACCATCACCTTCTGACtcagcaaaaacaacatttacctggacaaataaaaaaaaatctactgacaGAAGAAAATCAGgaaggaaagataaaaaaaatatctactGACAGAAGAAAATCAGgaaggaaagataaaaaaaaatctactgacaGAAGAAAATCAGgaaggaaagataaaaaaaatctactgacaGAAGAAAATCAGgaaggaaagataaaaaaatctactgacaagaaaatcaggaaggaaagataaaaaaatctactgacaagaaaatcaggaaggaaagataaaaaaatctactgacaagaaaatcaggaaggaaagataaaaaaaaaatctactgacaGAAGAAAATCAGgaaggaaagataaaaaaaatctactgacaagaaaatcaggaaggaaagataaaaaaatctactgacaagaaaatcaggaaggaaagataaaaaaatctactgacaagaaaatcaggaaggaaagataaaaaaaatctactgacaagaaaaacaggaaggaaagataaaaaaaaatctactgacaGAAGAAAATCAGgaaggaaagataaaaaaaatctactgacaGAAGAAAATCAGGAAGGAAAGATAAAAAATCTACTGACAGAAGAAAATCAGgaaggaaagataaaaaaaaatctactgacaagaaaatcaggaaggaaagataaaaaaaaaatctactgacaGAAGAAAATCAGgaaggaaagataaaaaaatctactgacaagaaaatcaggaaggaaagataaaaaaatctactgacaagaaaatcaggaaggaaagataaaaaaatctactgacaagaaaatcaggaaggaaagataaaaaaatctactgacaagaaaatcaggaaggaaagataaaaaaaaaatctactgacaGAAGAAAATCAGGAAGGAAAGATAAAAAATCTACTGACAAGAAAATCAGgaaggaaagataaaaaaatctactgacaagaaaatcaggaaggaaagataaaaacatctactgacaagaaaatcaggaaggaaagataaaaaaaatctactgacaGAAGAAAATCAGgaaggaaagataaaaaaatctactgacaagaaaatcaggaaggaaagataaaaaaatctactgacaagaaaatcaggaaggaaagataaaaaaaaatctactgacaGAAGAAAATCAGgaaggaaagataaaaaaatctactgacaagaaaatcaggaaggaaagataaaaaatctactgacaagaaaatcaggaaggaaagataaaaaaatctactgacaagaaaatcaggaaggaaagataaaaaaaaaaatctactgacaGAAGAAAATCAGgaaggaaagataaaaaaatctactgacaagaaaatcaggaaggaaagataaaaaaatctactgacaagaaaatcaggaaggaaagataaaaaaaatcgACATCTTCAGTTGTTTGGTTGGTTTATGTTCACGTTTGCTAACAGACAGAAACTTTCTCTAACCTCTGATTACAGTGGATtgtactctgtgtgtgcgtgtgcgtgtgtgtgtgtgtgtgtgcgtgcgtgcgtgcgtgcgtgcgtgcgtgcgtgcgtgtgtgtgtgtgcgtgcgtgtgtgtgtgtgtgtgtgtgcgtgcgtgtgtgtgtgtgtgtgtgtgtgtcaccttgaGCAGGTCGAGCTCTCCTGATTGGTTCAAGCAGCTCCAGCTCAGAGTCCGGACGCCCGCCGGGTTTTCCCACGAAAACCGCTGAGCCTCACCGGGCTTCAGCTGCCGGGTGACCGAGGAGccactgggagagagagagagagagacgcaacATGTCAGACAccaaccatcacacacacacacacacacacacacacacacacacacacaccatgagtTCCCCTggtggatcaataaagtttttcagCTGTGACTGTCTTCTCTTTTTAAAACTCCCTGTGCTAACCTGGCTTGACTTCACTGCTGATGTGTTctcctgggtgtgtgtgtgtgtgtgtgtgtgtgtgtgctgtggtttgacctctgacctctggctgTAGCTGATGGTGACCCAGGGCGTGTGGTTGACCACGAGGGCGGGCGCCGCGCCGTCATAGTAATCAGAGAAACTGATGACAGTGGAGTGATCAGAGATGTTCACGTCCACGATGATGCCtccatactgcacacacacacacacacacgcgcgcacgcgcacacacacgcacacacacacacacacagagggagagaaaaaaaccttGGAACTTCCTGGATTCAAGTGTTAAATTCAGAAGAGAAAACCTCAGAAAACAAGTTTTGGGTTAGAGAAacgaggccccgcccactggcTGTTGTCCCACTGTCTGTCAGACAGAGGGGCGGAGCCTGACTGGTTTCCATATCGACCCtcatgtcaatcaaaattaGGATCCTGATTATTGATGAATCCTGAATATCAGCTCTGATAACTGGTCGGCCCCTGAGGAAAACGCTTATGGATCAATTCTTTGCTGATTGGCAAATCAGTGAGGGGCGGTGGGCGGGGCCGGGCGGTGGGCGGGGCCGGGCGGTGGGCGGGGCTGACCTGCTCCATGCTGAGCAGCGTGCCGTTGTCCTGCTTGTTGAAGAAGAAAGATTTGGAGGAGGACTCAGAGCCGACCACACGGACACACAGCTTCCCCACAGTGCTCTCCGGCCACAGCGGCagacactgcaacacacacacacacacacacacacacacacacacacacacacacacacacacacagtcaggacaCAGcgaaataaaaacactgaacatttcatttctttctaaaagggaaaaacaaaaggcGTCGCCCAAATTAGGAAAAGGTGACGAGAAAACGAcctgcaaaaaaatgaaaaagaaagaaaggaataaaGGAAGAAGATGatctgaaaattgaaaattgaaaatgaaaactgtagAAAACTGTTGGAAAATGATCCAGATGCTGGTGAACAACGTGCACAAAACCACACGTCCAGTTCTTATAGATTTAAAATTTGCTGActgtgcaaaaacatttttcttctgGTTGCTGATTTTCAGGTCATagttttttaaaacataattttcttgtttgatcatttttgGATCATTT
This DNA window, taken from Myripristis murdjan chromosome 3, fMyrMur1.1, whole genome shotgun sequence, encodes the following:
- the LOC115354962 gene encoding vacuolar protein sorting-associated protein 13C-like, coding for MDFLVGVSIQVSSFNLTRVVTLSPFFTLVNRSALELEVGELQGDAHAATRWHYISSTECLPLWPESTVGKLCVRVVGSESSSKSFFFNKQDNGTLLSMEQYGGIIVDVNISDHSTVISFSDYYDGAAPALVVNHTPWVTISYSQSGSSVTRQLKPGEAQRFSWENPAGVRTLSWSCLNQSGELDLLKDECGQFACDSLSQVHWVSFLDGRQRVLLFTEDVAVVTKARQAEELEQFQQEVTVSLQNLGLSLINNVSRQEIAYVGITSSGVVWEMRPRSRWKSFSQKNINLLEKAYQNHLAGKSQGGWVCLETRVEVNFSKVPMMMRQPYSCPVRRNFLSGIQVEFKQSPHQRSLRAQLHWLQVDNQLPGAIFPIVFHPVPPPKSIALDSEPKPFIDVSIITRFNEHSQVTQFKYFMALVQEMAVKIDQGFLGAILAVFTPAADPQDDRQRTKLIEKDLQMLQAELMEASLTDTSGLSFFEHFHISPIKLHLSLSLGSSGDDSASQEPAAMQSLNLLLKSIGATLTDVDDLIFKLAFFEVKYQFYRREKLMWAVVRHYTEQFLKQMYVLVLGLDVLGNPFGLIRGLSEGVEAFFYEPFQGAVQGPEEFAEGFVIGVRSLLGHTVGGAAGMVSRITGSVGKGLAAITMDKEYQQKRREEMNRPPRDFGESLAKGGKGLLKGVVGGVTGIVTKPVEGAKKEGAAGFFKGIGKGLVGVVARPTGGIVDMASSTFQGIQRVAESTEEVTKLRPVRLIKEDGIIRPYDQVESQGYDLFQRSGIKQLDGEAFRDHCEYPGHRKTNIIVTNRRVLCVKEIDFVGHFNKEWECLLENFCRPPAVTGGQLHIYCKEQQKLKLPKRDGQESVRTLQLRDTHTAQKLQAAIADAQAAQQQRRMVRQKSQRFLKTPSHQ